GCCACTCACAGGTCGCCGCGCTGCGGCCGCAACACGATCTCTTCCACCACGGTCGTGCGACCCAACCGATAAACGTCGAGGAATGCGCGGGCCACATCCTCGGCCGGCATGATGCGCTCCGGCGCCACGCCGCTCCCGCTCCACGAGGGCGACCACGTCGCCCCCGGATGCACGCAACACACGCGCACGCCGGCCTCGCGCGTCTCGGCGCGCAACACCTGTGCGAGGCCGGTCACGCCGAATTTTGCGGCGCAATACGCCGCGGCGTTCGGATACGCGCCGAGTCCCGCGATCGAACTCATGAAGAAAATATCCCCGCGCCGCCGCGCCGTCATCGCGGGCAGGAACGCCCGCGTGACGAGGAACGCGCTGCGCAGGTTCACCGCGATCATGTGATCGAACGCCGCGACCGTCGTGTCGGCAAACTTCGCCTGCGTGAACGCACCGGCGTTGTTGATCAGGACGTCGACGGCACCGAAGCGCTTCGCCACGGCGCGCGCCAGCTTCGCCACGGCGGCCTCGTCGCTCGCGTCGCCCGGGAACGTCGCGGCCTCCGCGCCGAGCGCGGTGCACTCGGCGGCGACCGCGCGCAGGTTGCGCGCGTGGCGGGCGACCAGCGCGAGACGGACGCCTTTCACTTCGGCGGCGAACACGCGGGCGAGGGCGGCGCCGATGCCTTGCGAGGCGCCGGTGATGAGCACGACGGGGGCGGGGGATTTCGATTTCATCGGAGTCGGAGCAAGCCTGCCAGACCGAGCGCGAGCGCGGCGACGACCAAAATCCGGCCGTAGAGCGGCAGGCGCCGCGCGAGGCCGCGCGTCTCGGCTTCGACGCGCTCCGCCTCCGCCGTCCGGCCGGCGCGGCGCAGATTTTCCGCGTAGTTCTCGCGATGCCGGAAGGCGTTCCTCAGCGCACTGTTCACGCGCCAGAGGAAGAAACCCAGCAGCAACAGCAACGCGGCGACCGTCAACAGGGCCGTGCCGCGCGTGAGTTCCTGCCACATGCGCCGCCTTTCGTCAGCAGAGCAGCGCGCCGAAATCCATGAAGTCGGCGGTGAAGCCGCCCTTCACGCCCTTGCAAATCACGCTCACGGCGTCGTGCGAGTGCAGCGACTCGAGGTGCGAGCACGCGATGCGGAAGTCGACGATGCGCTTCTCCGCGTCGAACTCCTTGTAGAGCAGCCGCGCGGCGTCCTCGACGAACTTGAGATACGCGCCATTGAGCTCGGCGAACGCCTGCTCGTCCTCGCGCTTCACCATCACCTGCGTCTCGGTCTGGAGCGCGCGCAGGCAGAGTGCATGGATGTCCTCGATCCAGATTTTCTTCCCCGGCGCCTCCTCGACGGTGACGCGCGCCTTGCTGCGTTGCGAATGCGGCACGGTGTAGGCGGCGCGGTGGTCGCGCGCATGCTCGCTGAGTTCGGCGGAGCACGGACAGGCGGACGAGTAGACGAAGTCGAAGTGGATGAAGCGCCGGTAGCGTCCGTCGCGGGTCATCACGCCCTCGAACGCGACGTTGTAGAATTGGTAGCCCTCGAGGCCGCTGCGCAGGCTCTCGCGCAGCATCGGGTAGGAGAACGAAATTTTCAGGCGCGCATCCTTGCTGTCGATGTTGCGCAGGTAATTTTTCAGCACCTTGCCCATCCACTCGCCGGTCGTGACCTCGTCCTTGTGCTCGTAGAAGGTCCGCATGATGCGGCTCATGTTGATGCCCTTCAGCTCGGCCTCGAGCGACACCGTGCCGGTGACGCTGGTCTCGAGCGTGTGCGTCTCGCCGGACTTCGCGCGGTATTTGAGCGGCAGTTTGAAGTTGTGGATGCCGACCTGCTGGATCGGGACGTTCGCGCCCTGGATGGCGTCGTGCGCCGCCTCCATCATGTCCGGCAGCGAGGCGCGATAGGCCGGCGTGGCGCGGAACTTCGCGTCGTAGCCGCGCGCGATGCGCGGCGCGGTGCCGGCGGCGGAACGGTGGAGATACATCGGCTTCGATTTGCTCATGGAGTCGTTTTTCTACGGGGGACGATAACCGGTGGGACGCGCGCCGGGCGTCAGGCGGACGCGGGGCCGAAATATTCGGCGAAGTTGCGTGGGGTTTCGTAAAGTCGCACGCAGTGCAGGCGCGCGTGCGGCAGGTTGATGTGCGGCGCGATCTCATGCCAGAACGCGATCACGAGGTTCTCGGTCGAGGGAATGATGCCGCGGAGGAAATCGACTTCGTCGTTCAGGTTGCGGTGATCGCACTTGTCGACGATGGCGCGCTGGAGGATGCGCTTCAGCTCGGCGAGGTCCATGAGGTAGCCGGTCACCGGGTCGGGCCGGCCGCGCAGGGAAACTTCGAGGACGTAGTTGTGGCCGTGCCAGTGTGGATTGGTGCAGAGGCCGTATTGCGCCTGATTCCACGCGAGGCTCTTCGTCGGGTTGTAGAGCCGGTGCGCGGAGTTGAAATGCACCTGGCGCGTGATCGTCACGACCCCGTCGAGCACGCGCACGGCCGCCGGCTGGGCCGCGCGGGCGGTGGCGGGACGACGGGAACGGGCGGTGCGTTTCGCAGGCATGGAGGGACGAGCCAAGCCAGTTTCCCCGCCGCGTCAACTGCGCCGCCCGCCCGCGGCCGGTCCGCCGCCGTCGCTGAGGCCGACTTTTCCCTTGCTCCACGCCACGCGCGCGCCGCTCAATCGCCGCGATGCCCGTGCGGTTTCGCATTCTCGGCAGCGGCAGCAACGGCAACGCCGCTCTTCTCTCCACCGGCGACACTCGCGTGCTCGTGGACGCGGGCTTTTCCGCGCGCCGCCTCGGCGAAATGCTCGCCGCCGCGGGCGAATCGCTGGAGCGGATCGACGCCATTTTCCTCACGCACGAGCATGGCGATCACGCCGCAGGGCTGAGCGGCCTCGCGAAGCACCCGCACATCCGCGTCTTCGCGAATCACGCCACGGCGCAGGCCGTGCAGCGCTCGCTCAAGCATCGCGCCAACTGGCAGGTGTTCGAGACGGGCGCGACATTCCGCTTCCGCGACCTCGAGGTGAGCGCCTTCTCGGTGCCGCACGACGCGCAGGACCCGGTCGGCTTTTTCATCTCGCACGGACACGAGGGCGATCTCTTCGCGCCGCGCCGCACGCTCGCGTGGCTGACCGACCTCGGCCATGCGCCGCAGCACGTGCGCGAGCGCGTGCGCGACGCCGATGTGCTGGTGATCGAGGCGAACTACTGCCCGCGCCTGCTCGAGGCCGACACGAAGCGCCCGTGGTCGGTGAAGCAGCGCATCAACGGCCGGCACGGCCACCTTTCCAACGAAGCCGCGCGCGAACTGCTGCAATCCGTCGCGAATCCGCGCTGGCGCCACGTGTTCTTCGCGCACCTCAGCCGCGACTGCAATTCACCCGCGGCGGTCGAGGCCGCGTGCGGGCCGGCATTGGCAGCGCTGCGATGCAGCTTCTCGGTCGTCGCGCCGGGCGGCGCGAGCGAGCTGCTGGAGTTTTGACGGCGAACTCCGTCTCCGGCAGCGCCATCGCGCGCGGCGACGGGACTAGCGCGAGAACTCCAACGCGATATCGTCCGTCGACCCGGAAACCGAGCGACCGCTGTAGGCAGCGAGCTTGTTCGCGCCCCACCTGCTCCGGCGAACCCGAAGCACGGACCGGCACGCGTGCAACCGCGAGACCAGGCCGCCGCTCGATCAGTGCCAAAGAAAAACGCCGCCTGCACGGCGGCGTTGGGTGAAAAGCCAGAATCGATCGCTCAGGCCGAAGTCGGCTTGTTCTCGTGTTCGTCGATGTATTTGCGCGTCGCCGCGGGCAGCTCGTTCCAGATGCGCCAGGCGATGATGCCGCCGGCCAGCGCGAAGGGGATGAGGAACATCGGCCACCAGCGCCAGCTCAGGCCCGAGAGGTAGCCGACGCACACGGACTGCACACCGCTACCGAGATAGACGCAGCCATCGACGATGCCGGAGCATGTCGCGGTGGCCTTGCGGCCGCCGAAATCCGCCGCGGCCGTGCCGGACATCAGCGAGTGCACGCCGGTGACGGCGGCGACGATCAGCAGCGCGGCCACGCCAACCAGCACTGGCATCGAGAAGATGGTCATGGCCATCACCGCGGCCATCATGAGCATGAACGCGGAGAAAATCGCCGCCGGCGGCCCGCGTCGCGATTGGAAGAACTTGTCCGAGATCAACCCGCCGGCGAAGCCGCCGATGATGCCGAAGATGCAAAGCAGCAGGCCCCAGTTCTTGAGAATGGCCTCGGCGCCGGGCTGCGGCACGTCGTGGGCGAAGATTTTATACCACTGCATGATGCCGTTGCGCAGGACGCCGGACGTCAGCTCCACACCGGCCAGCATCAGCATGAGCGGGCTGCCAAAGACTTTTTTCAACAGGTCGAGCGTGGTGTATTCCTCGTGCATGTGGCCGGAGGAGGCGTCGTGCGTGTCGAGGTGCGGGAAACCGGCGTCTTCGGGCGTTTCCTTGATGAGCCACCAGTCGAGCAAGACCCAGAAAAGGATGATCGCCGCCGGCACGAAGAACGCCGCCCAAGTCGCATCGGTCGTCGCCCCTGCCGGCACGAAGACCCGTTGCAACAGGGCCGTGAGCCCGCCCATCGCGCCGTCGGCGTGAAGCTTCGTCATGTCGATGATCGCCTCGACCCAGTCGAAGGCGAAATAGACGCCGAAGGAGATCAGCGTCCCGAAGATCGCGCCAAACACGCCGCGCTCGCGCACGTGGAACCAGTTCGCTTTCACCTTGATGATCGAGACCGCGCCGTAGCTCTGGAAATACATGTTCAGCGCGTAGGTGATCGAGAGCACCCACACGAGGTTCAGCTGCATCCGCTGCGTGACGACCAGCCAAGTCACGACGCCCATCGCGATGTTCGCGAGCGCCGAGCCCACGCCGGCGATGATGATGCCCTTCTTGCCGCCGATCTTGTCCACCAGCGGGCCGTTGACGAGGAACGACAGTGCGTAGACCCACGTGCCCGCGGCGAAAATGATGCCGAAGTCCTGGTTGGTCATCAGCGCGCCGAAGGAATTCTTCGCCACCGCCAAGTTGTAGCGCCCCATGTAGAGGAACGAGTAGGTCATCCCCAGCGGGAACCAGTTGATGAACCGCCGGCTCAGGAACCACGGGCCGTGCTTGAGCGGGTTGTTGTAGAAGTAGATGCCGACGACGACGAGAAGGCAGAGGGCGACGATGCTGAGCGACATGAGGGCGAGAGGAAAAGGGAGCCAACCAACGCGAAACGTGGCTCGTTTGTTTAGCGGAACCCCCGGGCATGGCACGGAAAAACTACTAACCTCATGTAACAAATCGTTCCGCTCATGGTGACACAGCCTTTTGCTTTGCACCGGCCCCGGCCGGAGCCTTCCTTTCGCCCCGCATGACGCCCGTGCCTTTCCGCCGCACCAAAATCATCGCGACCCTCGGCCCCGCCACCGAGAGCGAGGCGATGCTCACGCAATTGATGGAGGCCGGCGTCGACGTCGTCCGCCTCAACATGGCACACGCCACGCACGACTGGACGCGCGCCATCATCCGCCGCATCCGCGAAGTCTCCCGGCAATGCGGTCGTGAGGTCGCGATCATGATGGACATCAAAGGCCCCGAGATCCGCACCGGCGACGTCGCCCTGCCCATCGAGCTGAAGGCC
This window of the Candidatus Didemnitutus sp. genome carries:
- a CDS encoding SDR family oxidoreductase; this encodes MKSKSPAPVVLITGASQGIGAALARVFAAEVKGVRLALVARHARNLRAVAAECTALGAEAATFPGDASDEAAVAKLARAVAKRFGAVDVLINNAGAFTQAKFADTTVAAFDHMIAVNLRSAFLVTRAFLPAMTARRRGDIFFMSSIAGLGAYPNAAAYCAAKFGVTGLAQVLRAETREAGVRVCCVHPGATWSPSWSGSGVAPERIMPAEDVARAFLDVYRLGRTTVVEEIVLRPQRGDL
- a CDS encoding GTP cyclohydrolase I FolE2 gives rise to the protein MSKSKPMYLHRSAAGTAPRIARGYDAKFRATPAYRASLPDMMEAAHDAIQGANVPIQQVGIHNFKLPLKYRAKSGETHTLETSVTGTVSLEAELKGINMSRIMRTFYEHKDEVTTGEWMGKVLKNYLRNIDSKDARLKISFSYPMLRESLRSGLEGYQFYNVAFEGVMTRDGRYRRFIHFDFVYSSACPCSAELSEHARDHRAAYTVPHSQRSKARVTVEEAPGKKIWIEDIHALCLRALQTETQVMVKREDEQAFAELNGAYLKFVEDAARLLYKEFDAEKRIVDFRIACSHLESLHSHDAVSVICKGVKGGFTADFMDFGALLC
- a CDS encoding 6-carboxytetrahydropterin synthase codes for the protein MPAKRTARSRRPATARAAQPAAVRVLDGVVTITRQVHFNSAHRLYNPTKSLAWNQAQYGLCTNPHWHGHNYVLEVSLRGRPDPVTGYLMDLAELKRILQRAIVDKCDHRNLNDEVDFLRGIIPSTENLVIAFWHEIAPHINLPHARLHCVRLYETPRNFAEYFGPASA
- a CDS encoding MBL fold metallo-hydrolase is translated as MPVRFRILGSGSNGNAALLSTGDTRVLVDAGFSARRLGEMLAAAGESLERIDAIFLTHEHGDHAAGLSGLAKHPHIRVFANHATAQAVQRSLKHRANWQVFETGATFRFRDLEVSAFSVPHDAQDPVGFFISHGHEGDLFAPRRTLAWLTDLGHAPQHVRERVRDADVLVIEANYCPRLLEADTKRPWSVKQRINGRHGHLSNEAARELLQSVANPRWRHVFFAHLSRDCNSPAAVEAACGPALAALRCSFSVVAPGGASELLEF
- a CDS encoding MFS transporter, translating into MSLSIVALCLLVVVGIYFYNNPLKHGPWFLSRRFINWFPLGMTYSFLYMGRYNLAVAKNSFGALMTNQDFGIIFAAGTWVYALSFLVNGPLVDKIGGKKGIIIAGVGSALANIAMGVVTWLVVTQRMQLNLVWVLSITYALNMYFQSYGAVSIIKVKANWFHVRERGVFGAIFGTLISFGVYFAFDWVEAIIDMTKLHADGAMGGLTALLQRVFVPAGATTDATWAAFFVPAAIILFWVLLDWWLIKETPEDAGFPHLDTHDASSGHMHEEYTTLDLLKKVFGSPLMLMLAGVELTSGVLRNGIMQWYKIFAHDVPQPGAEAILKNWGLLLCIFGIIGGFAGGLISDKFFQSRRGPPAAIFSAFMLMMAAVMAMTIFSMPVLVGVAALLIVAAVTGVHSLMSGTAAADFGGRKATATCSGIVDGCVYLGSGVQSVCVGYLSGLSWRWWPMFLIPFALAGGIIAWRIWNELPAATRKYIDEHENKPTSA